In Aliamphritea ceti, a single window of DNA contains:
- a CDS encoding MOSC domain-containing protein, with translation MQNTLTETTIGKVEAVLTGKAVPYSRPGKTSAIHKQPVSGKVQVTESGLSGDEQADLRVHGGPHKAVHIYPREHYSNWQSELGDLEVLQQAGAFGENISSRGLTEETVCIGDQFRIGSVLFEVSQGRQPCWKLNDRFDIRDMAKRVQDTRRTGWYFRVLEAGEIQAGDDIILAKRAWPEWSLARFMGLIYDGVLDVEQLRVALELPLVESWQKLIRKRLEKAEVEDWSPRMDGPAKG, from the coding sequence ATGCAGAATACACTCACCGAAACAACAATTGGTAAGGTTGAAGCTGTACTGACAGGTAAAGCAGTGCCATATAGCCGTCCGGGTAAAACCAGTGCGATTCATAAGCAGCCGGTGAGCGGCAAAGTTCAGGTGACTGAGTCAGGACTTAGTGGTGATGAACAGGCGGATTTACGTGTGCATGGCGGGCCCCACAAAGCGGTGCATATATATCCGCGCGAGCATTACAGTAACTGGCAGTCTGAACTGGGTGATCTTGAGGTGCTGCAACAGGCGGGTGCGTTTGGTGAGAACATCAGCAGCCGGGGTCTTACAGAAGAAACGGTGTGCATAGGAGACCAGTTTCGTATTGGTTCCGTGTTGTTTGAAGTTTCTCAGGGTCGGCAGCCATGCTGGAAGTTAAATGATCGCTTTGATATCCGTGATATGGCCAAGCGAGTGCAGGATACTCGTCGTACAGGCTGGTATTTCCGGGTGCTGGAGGCGGGTGAAATTCAGGCCGGTGACGACATTATCCTAGCGAAACGTGCCTGGCCGGAATGGTCGCTGGCGCGTTTTATGGGGCTGATTTACGACGGCGTTCTTGATGTCGAACAGTTACGGGTGGCGTTAGAGTTACCGCTGGTTGAATCCTGGCAGAAATTGATTCGTAAGCGCTTGGAAAAAGCCGAAGTAGAAGACTGGTCACCGCGTATGGATGGCCCTGCAAAGGGCTGA
- a CDS encoding LysR family transcriptional regulator, with amino-acid sequence MSLKTLRTLAAIVQQGSFAAAGEKLGLTQAAVSIQVRQLEEELGARLFDRIGRNQVLNPDGRKVLERAEKILGLYDQLGEGIGSESQYQGELLLGAVFSIQTGGLGLVLARLRARFPLLKIKILRGMSIDLAARVENGELDAVLITEPQHSIRPELCWQTLESEPFYVVAHKDVPALSDSEILSQYPFIRLDPRAWAGSMIDNELRRRHIQTNEMMELDSLQGALNMVKQNLGVTVMALGKYRSEQLKSDFRLVPFGDPVIYRNIGIYQRHDHARQGLVRVLIDEFTEAFIEASEG; translated from the coding sequence ATGTCACTTAAAACGCTACGTACACTGGCAGCCATTGTTCAGCAGGGCAGCTTTGCTGCAGCTGGCGAAAAGCTTGGCCTGACTCAGGCGGCGGTGAGTATTCAGGTTCGTCAGCTTGAGGAAGAGCTGGGAGCGCGGCTGTTTGACCGTATTGGCCGCAATCAGGTGCTGAATCCTGATGGGCGAAAAGTGTTGGAACGGGCTGAGAAAATCCTCGGGCTTTACGATCAGCTGGGGGAAGGCATCGGCAGCGAAAGTCAGTATCAGGGTGAGTTGTTACTGGGTGCCGTATTTAGTATTCAGACCGGCGGACTAGGGCTGGTGCTGGCCCGCTTACGGGCACGTTTTCCACTCTTGAAAATCAAAATACTGCGGGGCATGTCTATTGATCTAGCGGCCCGGGTTGAAAATGGCGAGCTGGATGCGGTGCTGATCACAGAGCCGCAACACAGTATTCGCCCGGAGCTGTGCTGGCAGACGCTGGAATCTGAGCCTTTTTATGTGGTGGCCCATAAAGATGTACCGGCGTTATCTGACAGCGAGATCCTGAGCCAATATCCGTTTATCCGGCTCGATCCAAGAGCCTGGGCGGGCAGCATGATAGATAATGAGTTGCGCCGCAGACATATTCAGACTAATGAAATGATGGAGCTGGATTCCCTGCAGGGGGCGCTGAATATGGTGAAGCAGAACCTTGGTGTGACGGTAATGGCGTTGGGTAAGTACCGCAGCGAGCAGTTGAAAAGCGACTTCCGACTGGTGCCTTTCGGTGATCCGGTTATTTACCGGAATATTGGCATTTATCAGCGGCATGATCATGCCCGTCAGGGACTGGTTCGGGTATTGATCGATGAGTTTACTGAAGCCTTTATTGAGGCGTCAGAAGGTTAA
- a CDS encoding AEC family transporter, with amino-acid sequence MPLAIEALIPVTLTVLIGYLARQYFKVGEPVWNGLEKLTYYLFAPSLLVVSLANKSLQDLAWFEVFATLVMVLLFCSALIVLWQSLIRPVDMPSFTSVFQGGVRFNSFVALALADNLFGAEGLMIGALATVIIVISVNILSVSVFSVANRKDGGWLKLPYQLITNPLIIGCLIGLTLNLSGIGLTASLDNLLLMLGKTALPMALLAVGAALRLGNVGSSMEMIAFTSVIQFLVKPVVALLIGQWLGLEGLTVIVVVIFMAVPTAPSSYVLARQMGGNAQAMASIITVQTLVAFFTLPITLSLLLPMLNV; translated from the coding sequence ATGCCACTCGCCATTGAAGCCTTGATACCTGTAACCCTGACCGTGTTGATCGGTTATCTTGCGCGCCAGTATTTTAAAGTGGGTGAGCCTGTTTGGAACGGCCTCGAAAAACTCACCTACTATCTGTTTGCACCTTCTTTGCTGGTGGTTTCGCTGGCGAATAAATCATTGCAGGACCTTGCCTGGTTTGAAGTGTTTGCCACGTTGGTGATGGTGTTATTGTTTTGCAGCGCATTGATCGTGCTTTGGCAAAGTTTGATCCGGCCGGTAGATATGCCGTCTTTTACCTCTGTGTTTCAGGGAGGAGTGCGGTTTAACAGCTTCGTCGCTCTGGCGCTGGCGGATAACCTGTTCGGGGCTGAAGGCTTAATGATTGGCGCGTTGGCGACGGTTATTATTGTTATATCGGTGAATATTCTCAGTGTTTCCGTGTTCTCTGTGGCTAACCGTAAGGATGGTGGCTGGCTGAAGCTGCCGTATCAGTTGATTACTAATCCGTTAATTATTGGCTGCCTCATTGGCTTAACGCTTAACCTCAGTGGTATTGGCCTGACGGCTTCGCTGGATAATTTGTTACTGATGCTGGGTAAAACTGCATTACCAATGGCGTTGCTGGCAGTGGGTGCTGCGTTACGTTTAGGAAATGTTGGCAGCAGTATGGAGATGATTGCCTTTACCTCGGTTATTCAGTTTCTGGTGAAGCCGGTAGTGGCGCTGTTAATTGGCCAGTGGCTTGGGCTGGAAGGGCTGACAGTTATAGTGGTGGTGATTTTCATGGCGGTGCCTACTGCGCCATCGTCATATGTGTTGGCGCGTCAGATGGGTGGTAATGCTCAGGCAATGGCATCGATTATTACAGTGCAGACGCTGGTGGCTTTCTTCACGTTGCCTATTACGCTTAGTTTGTTGCTGCCAATGCTTAATGTGTAA
- a CDS encoding DMT family transporter, whose amino-acid sequence MSDTRNNTLSSPYLLLALAPLFWGGNAVVGKLAITEWNAIEFTFLRWVFAVALIGFMARAHLKKDWPAIRENWWKLALMGGFGFVGFNLCLYGALHYTSAINVSIEQAAIPVVIMLLNRVLFSQQVFGLQVLGVVIATIGVIITVTQGNPAMLLNEGLNRGDAIMIIAIVFYSAYSVSLRWRPEIHDLSFIFSLAVVSLTVLLPLIAWNAQSRGLPEINADNVLLIIYVAIFPSFLAQLFYAKGVARIGANRGGIFINLVPIFGALLAVLVLGEEFKIYHLVGLTLVLAGIGLAEWIVRQHNKKQGAG is encoded by the coding sequence GTGTCAGACACACGTAATAACACCTTATCATCACCCTACTTATTGCTGGCTTTAGCGCCGCTGTTCTGGGGCGGTAATGCGGTGGTCGGTAAACTGGCGATAACCGAATGGAATGCCATAGAATTTACCTTTCTACGCTGGGTATTTGCCGTCGCACTAATTGGGTTTATGGCCCGTGCACATCTGAAGAAAGACTGGCCTGCCATCCGAGAAAATTGGTGGAAGCTGGCACTTATGGGCGGTTTCGGCTTTGTCGGCTTTAACCTCTGCTTATATGGTGCGCTCCACTATACCAGTGCTATTAACGTATCTATTGAACAGGCTGCTATTCCGGTAGTCATCATGCTTTTGAACCGAGTTCTGTTTAGTCAGCAGGTATTTGGCTTACAAGTTCTCGGTGTCGTTATTGCTACTATTGGCGTTATCATCACGGTAACCCAGGGCAACCCGGCAATGTTACTGAATGAAGGCCTCAACCGCGGCGATGCCATTATGATCATCGCAATCGTCTTCTATTCAGCATATAGCGTCAGCTTACGCTGGCGCCCCGAGATTCATGACCTGAGCTTTATCTTTTCGCTGGCGGTTGTATCCCTTACCGTACTGCTGCCACTGATTGCCTGGAACGCACAGAGCCGCGGGCTGCCAGAGATCAACGCCGATAACGTTTTACTGATCATCTACGTAGCAATATTCCCATCCTTCCTGGCACAACTGTTTTATGCCAAAGGTGTTGCCCGTATCGGTGCAAACAGAGGTGGTATTTTTATTAACCTGGTACCAATTTTTGGAGCGCTGCTTGCAGTACTGGTACTTGGGGAAGAATTTAAGATATACCACTTGGTAGGGCTGACACTGGTACTGGCCGGAATCGGCCTAGCGGAATGGATTGTAAGGCAACACAATAAAAAACAAGGGGCAGGATAA
- the fos gene encoding fosfomycin resistance glutathione transferase has protein sequence MLTGLNHITLAVRDIDASLGFYIELLGFSGHVKWERGAYLSLGDLWLCLSLDEPDTKSDYSHIAFDTRQDDFNQVTRLLQEAGVTCWKTNQSEGDSLYLLDPDGHKLEIHCGSLQSRLTALQKEPYKGLVWL, from the coding sequence ATGTTAACGGGTTTAAATCATATAACGCTGGCAGTCAGGGATATTGATGCATCGCTTGGGTTTTATATTGAGTTGTTAGGTTTTTCTGGCCATGTGAAGTGGGAGCGGGGTGCATATCTCTCATTGGGGGATTTGTGGCTGTGTTTATCGCTGGATGAGCCGGATACAAAAAGTGATTATAGTCATATCGCGTTTGATACCAGGCAGGATGATTTTAATCAGGTTACCCGGTTATTGCAGGAAGCAGGTGTTACCTGCTGGAAGACTAATCAAAGTGAAGGGGATTCCCTGTATTTGTTAGATCCGGATGGGCACAAGCTAGAGATTCACTGTGGTAGTCTGCAAAGCAGGCTGACAGCTTTACAGAAAGAACCTTATAAGGGGCTTGTCTGGTTGTAA
- a CDS encoding ArsR/SmtB family transcription factor — protein MEHEIAAQRLAELGHTTRLAVFRLLVKAGRDGLPVGDIQKHLDVAGPTLSHHINRLKGVGLLTQRREGRTLYCIAELDALRELTGFLESECCTL, from the coding sequence ATGGAACACGAAATAGCAGCGCAGCGCCTTGCAGAATTAGGCCACACTACCCGTTTAGCCGTTTTTCGGTTGTTGGTAAAAGCAGGGCGTGATGGTCTGCCGGTAGGGGATATACAGAAGCATCTGGATGTTGCCGGGCCGACGTTATCGCATCATATTAACCGACTCAAAGGGGTTGGTTTGTTGACCCAGCGCCGCGAGGGCAGAACCTTGTACTGTATTGCAGAGCTGGATGCCTTGCGTGAACTGACAGGCTTTCTTGAGTCTGAGTGTTGTACTTTGTAA
- a CDS encoding permease codes for MFSEGFLTPEMQVMLQESGLMFLQLFTELTVLFLAISFAVGLINQKLPAEKIQRLLGARSGRGYITAAGLGAVTPFCSCSTIPMLVGLLKARAGFGPTMTFLFTSPLLNPIVIALFIPVLGLKVTLWYAGLALTASILAGYLLQKFNFDRFIKTEMLESGKKGCGSGAESCSTDSASGCKPAVPDSIWQKAWADSWGLFRSMFPYMLIAMLIGAVVHGFVPADFFAEVASTDNPVAVPVAALIGIPLYMRVTALMPLVGSFLAKGVSMGAIIALVIGSGGASLPEVILLRRLFYWPLLAAFLSVIFTMAVLGGFAFDHIILT; via the coding sequence ATGTTCAGTGAAGGTTTCCTGACACCAGAAATGCAAGTGATGCTGCAGGAAAGCGGTCTGATGTTTTTGCAGTTGTTTACTGAGTTAACGGTATTGTTTCTGGCAATCAGCTTTGCGGTGGGGCTGATTAATCAGAAGTTACCTGCTGAAAAAATACAGCGGCTGTTAGGTGCGCGCAGTGGTCGGGGTTATATAACCGCTGCCGGGCTTGGTGCGGTAACACCGTTTTGCAGTTGTTCAACCATACCTATGCTGGTTGGTTTGTTAAAAGCACGCGCCGGTTTTGGTCCAACAATGACTTTTCTGTTCACATCGCCGTTGTTAAACCCGATAGTAATTGCACTATTCATACCTGTGTTGGGTCTGAAAGTTACCCTGTGGTATGCAGGATTAGCGCTTACTGCTTCGATCCTGGCTGGTTACTTATTGCAAAAGTTTAATTTTGATCGCTTCATCAAAACGGAAATGCTTGAGTCAGGTAAAAAAGGCTGCGGCAGTGGTGCAGAGAGTTGCTCTACAGACTCAGCTAGTGGCTGTAAGCCTGCTGTACCTGACTCAATATGGCAGAAAGCCTGGGCTGACAGCTGGGGTCTGTTCCGGAGCATGTTTCCGTATATGTTGATAGCAATGCTTATAGGTGCGGTTGTACATGGTTTCGTGCCAGCAGATTTTTTTGCAGAAGTAGCCAGTACGGATAACCCTGTTGCTGTGCCAGTTGCTGCACTGATCGGTATTCCGTTGTATATGCGGGTGACTGCTCTGATGCCTTTAGTTGGCTCGTTTCTGGCAAAAGGTGTCAGCATGGGGGCGATTATCGCACTGGTGATAGGCAGTGGTGGTGCGAGCCTGCCTGAGGTAATTCTGTTACGCCGGTTGTTTTACTGGCCATTACTGGCCGCGTTTTTAAGTGTGATCTTTACAATGGCTGTACTGGGGGGCTTTGCATTCGATCATATTATTCTTACCTGA
- the hmpA gene encoding NO-inducible flavohemoprotein: MLSQQHIDTVKSTIPLLESVGSKITEHFYVRMFKHNPELKDIFNMSHQQSGGQSVALFNALAAYATHIDNLPVLTAAVERIAQKHTSFYIQPEHYDIVGHHLIETLRELASDAFTPEIEEAWVAAYGLLASVFINREGTLYKERAATEGGWEGPRRFRLIEKRIESELVKSLVFEPIDGKPVIGYQPGQYLGVKVTPTGSEHIEIRQYSLSDKANGETYRISVKREAMGIPGLVSNYLHDGLRLNEEVELLAPAGDFFFTDQQRPVVAISAGVGLTPMVSIVETLAGQGYSQPVHFLHACENVEQHSFRKRVGHLTEVLPLTAHTWYNQDHSDAKNTHHGLMDLSQISEELPLSNGDFYLCGPTPFMRFIKQQLITLGATEEQIHYEVFGPHQDF, from the coding sequence ATGCTATCCCAGCAACATATCGATACCGTTAAAAGCACCATTCCCCTGCTGGAAAGTGTTGGCAGCAAGATCACTGAACATTTCTACGTCCGGATGTTTAAGCACAACCCGGAGCTTAAAGATATTTTCAACATGAGCCATCAGCAGAGCGGTGGTCAGTCTGTGGCTCTATTCAATGCACTGGCAGCTTACGCAACCCATATTGATAATCTGCCGGTTCTGACGGCAGCTGTAGAACGTATCGCGCAGAAACATACCAGCTTTTACATCCAACCTGAGCATTACGACATCGTTGGCCACCATCTGATAGAGACTCTGCGCGAGCTGGCATCAGATGCCTTTACACCTGAGATCGAAGAAGCCTGGGTTGCCGCCTACGGACTGCTGGCTTCAGTATTCATAAACCGTGAAGGTACTCTTTATAAAGAACGTGCAGCTACCGAGGGTGGCTGGGAAGGCCCACGCCGCTTCCGCCTGATCGAAAAGCGTATCGAATCAGAGCTGGTTAAGAGCCTGGTATTCGAGCCAATCGATGGCAAGCCAGTCATTGGCTACCAGCCTGGCCAATACCTGGGTGTTAAAGTGACGCCTACCGGTAGCGAACACATTGAAATTCGCCAGTACTCTCTGTCAGATAAAGCCAATGGCGAAACGTACCGTATTTCGGTTAAGCGTGAAGCAATGGGTATTCCTGGACTGGTATCAAACTACCTGCATGACGGCCTGCGCCTCAATGAAGAAGTTGAACTGCTGGCACCAGCAGGTGACTTCTTCTTCACTGACCAGCAACGCCCGGTTGTCGCGATTTCAGCCGGCGTCGGCCTGACACCAATGGTCAGCATTGTGGAAACTCTGGCCGGACAAGGCTATAGCCAGCCGGTGCACTTCCTGCATGCCTGTGAAAACGTTGAGCAGCATTCTTTCAGAAAACGCGTTGGCCATCTGACTGAAGTATTGCCACTCACTGCCCACACCTGGTACAACCAGGACCACAGCGATGCCAAAAACACCCATCACGGCCTGATGGATCTGAGTCAGATCAGTGAAGAATTACCACTGAGCAATGGCGACTTCTACCTGTGCGGCCCTACGCCTTTCATGCGTTTTATTAAACAGCAACTGATCACCCTGGGCGCTACTGAAGAACAGATCCACTACGAAGTATTCGGCCCGCATCAGGACTTCTAA
- the norR gene encoding nitric oxide reductase transcriptional regulator NorR: MSPLSHTALLQLAVDMANSVTASDRFERLLNTVRSHIQCDAVVLLRLQGEVLKPLAQKGLHREILGRRFTLQEHPRLATIHASTVPVRFSSDCDLPDPYDGMLPEHDGDLPIHACMGLPLLADDQIIGVLTMDSMLPGAFDDIPGRSLELIAAMSAASLKTAMLLERLEHHSQHVESVVAELTQEALNKDGGELIGDSNAMQKLQREITLVAPSDYAILIEGETGVGKELIARTLHSRSNRSQGPLVYVNCAAIPENLVESELFGHVKGAFTGADRNRAGKFSLADGGTLFLDEIGELPLAAQSKLLRALQSHEIQPVGQDKVDKVDVRVLAATNRVLEKEVAEQRFRADLYHRLNVYPIKVPPLRDRQGDAALLAGYFCEATRRKLGMRQLLLRDDAVQVLDAYDWPGNVRELEHVISRAALIARAASAGSIVQVQAEHLGLLMPQIANTADISEEVSSEQDKHEADSAFASGVEGSSSDNSGPVFVPGASEGLKTATEEFQKQLILRQLQHNDGNWAAAARDLQTDRANLVRLAKRLEIEVVREIIVR, encoded by the coding sequence ATGAGCCCGCTTTCCCATACTGCGCTGTTGCAACTTGCTGTCGATATGGCTAACAGTGTGACCGCCAGTGATCGTTTTGAGCGCTTACTAAACACAGTGCGAAGTCACATTCAGTGCGATGCTGTTGTCTTACTGAGGTTGCAGGGTGAAGTGTTAAAACCACTGGCTCAAAAAGGGCTGCACCGGGAAATTCTCGGGCGTCGTTTTACACTGCAGGAGCATCCCCGTCTGGCAACAATTCATGCTTCTACTGTGCCGGTGAGATTCTCTTCTGATTGTGATTTGCCTGATCCTTATGACGGCATGTTGCCGGAGCACGATGGCGATTTACCTATTCATGCCTGTATGGGTCTACCGCTGTTGGCAGATGATCAGATCATTGGTGTGCTGACGATGGACAGTATGCTGCCGGGAGCATTTGATGATATTCCCGGGCGCTCACTTGAGCTGATTGCTGCTATGTCGGCGGCAAGCCTGAAAACGGCTATGTTGCTGGAGCGTCTCGAGCATCATTCCCAGCATGTTGAAAGTGTTGTTGCTGAGCTAACCCAGGAGGCATTGAATAAAGACGGCGGTGAGCTGATAGGTGACAGCAATGCAATGCAAAAGCTGCAACGGGAAATTACCTTAGTTGCACCTTCTGACTATGCGATTCTGATTGAAGGTGAAACGGGGGTAGGTAAAGAGTTAATTGCCCGCACCTTACATAGCCGTTCGAATAGAAGCCAGGGACCGCTGGTATATGTTAACTGTGCGGCTATTCCGGAGAATCTGGTTGAAAGTGAATTGTTTGGTCACGTGAAAGGTGCCTTTACCGGGGCTGATCGAAACCGGGCGGGTAAATTCAGCCTGGCGGATGGCGGCACGCTGTTTCTCGATGAGATAGGTGAATTACCACTGGCTGCCCAGAGTAAGCTGCTTAGGGCGCTGCAAAGTCATGAAATACAGCCGGTTGGTCAGGATAAAGTTGATAAGGTTGATGTACGGGTGCTGGCAGCAACCAACCGTGTGCTTGAAAAAGAGGTCGCAGAGCAAAGATTTCGGGCTGATCTGTATCACCGGCTTAATGTGTATCCAATAAAGGTGCCGCCATTGCGCGACAGACAAGGTGATGCCGCGTTACTGGCCGGTTATTTCTGTGAGGCGACAAGGCGTAAGCTTGGTATGCGTCAGTTGTTGCTGAGAGATGATGCGGTGCAGGTGCTGGATGCTTATGACTGGCCAGGGAATGTCCGTGAGCTGGAACATGTTATAAGCCGTGCAGCACTGATTGCCCGTGCAGCCAGCGCAGGCAGCATTGTTCAGGTGCAAGCCGAGCATTTAGGGCTACTGATGCCACAAATAGCAAATACTGCCGATATCTCTGAAGAGGTTTCTTCAGAACAGGATAAGCATGAAGCTGACTCAGCGTTCGCAAGCGGGGTTGAAGGAAGTAGTTCTGATAATAGCGGGCCTGTATTTGTTCCTGGGGCAAGTGAGGGGTTAAAAACAGCGACAGAGGAGTTTCAGAAGCAGCTGATTCTCCGGCAGTTGCAGCATAACGATGGAAACTGGGCCGCAGCAGCGCGGGATTTACAGACAGACCGGGCAAATCTGGTGCGTCTGGCGAAAAGGCTCGAAATCGAAGTAGTCAGGGAAATTATTGTTAGATAA
- the chrA gene encoding chromate efflux transporter has protein sequence MQSPDSSSNSSTDSNFDPERADIPQSSVLQVFLTFLKLGFTSFGGPVAHIGYFRTELVEKQRWLTDSQFAQLLAICQFLPGPASSQMGFSLGLMRAGWGGALAAFLAFTGPSVVLMLLFAYCLPYFSGEAGTAAIHGLKIVALAVVAQGVLGMSRQLCPDNTRAAMALLSAAVVLIIGTASVQLLLVGAGAAAGIWLCRDVKPEPAAALQLNYGVKFGCTCLAIFALLFAGLPLLSDGNGVVAAIQGFYQAGAMVFGGGHVVLPMLEDAVVAPGWISSEDFLAGYGAAQALPGPMFSLAAYLGSVLPDGLGGVGGGLLAVLSIFLPGFLLLVGCLPLWQKVSQGASAARAIAGVNAVVVGLLGAALYDPIFVSAVTEPVDLAIGVIGFLMLVIWRLSPLWVVLWCVAASLTWALA, from the coding sequence ATGCAATCCCCAGACTCATCTTCTAACTCTTCAACTGATTCTAACTTTGATCCCGAACGGGCTGACATACCTCAGTCATCAGTCTTGCAGGTATTTCTGACGTTTCTTAAGCTTGGTTTTACGTCTTTTGGCGGGCCTGTGGCACATATAGGTTATTTTCGTACTGAGTTAGTCGAAAAGCAGCGCTGGCTGACAGATAGTCAGTTTGCTCAGCTGCTGGCTATTTGCCAGTTTTTGCCGGGGCCGGCGAGCAGTCAGATGGGGTTTAGTCTGGGATTAATGCGTGCAGGCTGGGGTGGTGCGCTGGCCGCATTTTTGGCTTTTACTGGTCCATCGGTCGTGCTGATGTTGCTGTTCGCATATTGTTTACCGTATTTTTCAGGCGAAGCGGGAACAGCAGCGATTCATGGCTTAAAAATTGTTGCGCTGGCCGTGGTCGCGCAAGGTGTGCTTGGCATGTCCCGGCAGCTCTGTCCGGATAATACCCGTGCTGCAATGGCGCTGTTGTCAGCGGCAGTAGTGCTTATTATTGGTACCGCTTCAGTTCAGTTATTACTTGTCGGGGCGGGTGCTGCAGCAGGTATCTGGCTATGTCGTGATGTAAAGCCAGAACCAGCGGCTGCGTTACAACTTAATTATGGCGTTAAATTTGGCTGTACCTGCCTGGCTATATTCGCTCTGTTATTTGCAGGTTTACCGCTGTTAAGCGATGGCAACGGTGTTGTGGCAGCAATTCAGGGGTTCTATCAGGCCGGAGCAATGGTTTTTGGTGGCGGGCACGTAGTCTTGCCAATGCTTGAAGATGCAGTTGTGGCGCCGGGCTGGATCAGTTCAGAAGATTTTCTGGCAGGTTATGGGGCTGCACAGGCATTGCCTGGCCCAATGTTTTCTTTAGCGGCTTACCTGGGCAGTGTGCTGCCTGATGGCCTCGGCGGTGTTGGTGGCGGATTACTGGCTGTACTGAGTATTTTCCTGCCGGGTTTCCTGCTATTGGTGGGCTGCCTGCCGTTGTGGCAAAAAGTATCTCAGGGAGCGTCAGCGGCGCGGGCTATTGCGGGTGTTAATGCGGTTGTTGTTGGCTTGCTGGGGGCTGCGCTCTATGACCCTATTTTTGTCAGTGCAGTGACTGAACCGGTAGATCTGGCAATAGGTGTAATTGGCTTTCTTATGCTGGTTATCTGGCGTTTGTCGCCGCTGTGGGTCGTGCTCTGGTGTGTAGCGGCAAGTCTTACATGGGCGCTGGCTTAA
- a CDS encoding outer membrane protein, whose amino-acid sequence MQSTFMKRSLVSTLVLAGVISAPLAQADDGWYGEISILSADVDDTSLNSTGRNVTAAFDEDTAFSIAGGYSYEANTLGNIRIEAEYLATENDTESVNFNGNNFPANGQSVGGSIETKTLFLNVTQEFATSSDTFTPYIGVGIGYADVDSSISYGPTANITDSDNAFAYQVQAGLDVKFTDQLTGFAEYRYVAIDDVDLNRFGGGPGGLQNTSQSGDLDFDAISLGLRYNF is encoded by the coding sequence ATGCAAAGTACATTTATGAAACGCAGTTTAGTTTCCACACTGGTTCTGGCAGGTGTAATAAGCGCACCTCTCGCACAGGCAGATGATGGCTGGTACGGCGAAATTAGCATTCTCAGCGCTGACGTTGACGACACTTCACTTAACAGCACAGGCCGTAACGTTACTGCTGCCTTCGATGAAGACACCGCATTCAGCATTGCCGGCGGTTACAGCTATGAAGCTAACACTCTCGGCAACATCCGTATCGAAGCCGAATACCTGGCGACTGAAAACGATACTGAGAGTGTAAATTTCAATGGCAACAACTTCCCGGCAAACGGCCAGTCTGTAGGCGGTAGCATTGAAACTAAAACATTATTCCTTAACGTCACTCAGGAGTTTGCCACCTCCTCCGACACCTTTACCCCTTATATTGGTGTAGGCATAGGATATGCGGATGTCGACAGCAGTATTTCCTACGGACCAACCGCCAACATTACCGACAGCGATAATGCATTCGCGTATCAGGTACAGGCGGGATTAGATGTGAAGTTCACCGATCAGTTAACCGGCTTTGCAGAATACCGCTATGTAGCGATCGATGATGTAGATCTGAACCGTTTCGGTGGCGGCCCGGGAGGCTTACAAAACACCAGCCAGAGCGGTGACCTGGATTTTGACGCCATTAGCCTCGGCTTAAGATACAACTTCTGA